CTGATTGGGATGCTCGTGGACGACGGCAAACTGAGCTGGACTACGACGCTCTCGGAAGTGTTTCCGGAACTTGCGTCGAGCATGCAGCCCGAGTTTCAAACCGTGACGGTAGAGCAACTGCTCATGCATCGGGCAGGGCTTTCGGGCCGCTCGTGGCCGAAGGGTGTCTCGTTTGACGAGATGCACGCGCTACCGGGGTCGCTCAAGGAACAACGGCTGTGGGCCGCGACAAAGATGCTTCAAGAGAAGCCCGAGCATACTCCCGGCAAGGACTTCGAATATTCGAACGGCGGATACCTAATCGCGGGGGCCGTGGCCGAACGCGTCACAGGAGAGTCGTGGGAAACACTCATGCAGACGCGAATCTTTGCTCCGCTGAACATGAAAACGGCTGGTTTCGGCTCCATGGGCGCGCCCGGAACAATCGACCAGCCGTGGCAGCATCGCACCACTCATTTACTCGGTCAGTACACCTCTCGGAAAGCGATCGAGCCTGGACCGAGAAGCGACAATCCGCCGGCCATGGGTCCCGCGGGAACGGTGCATTGCAGCCTGGAAGACTGGGCCTCGTTTGTGCGGGCCCATTTGGATACAACGCAAGAACACTTCCACCTCGTGAAGCCTGAAACGTTGGCGAAGCTGCATATGCCTCCTCCAGGCGGCGACTACGCGCTGGGGTGGCTGGTGACGCCGCGCGACTGGGGCGGCGGAAATGTGTTGACCCACGCGGGCAGCAATACGCAGAATTTCGCGGTTGTCTGGGTGGCCCCGCTGAAGGACTTCGCCGTACTCGTGGCCACTAATCACTATGACGATAACGGAAACACGGCGCGCGCGTGTGACGAAGTCGCCGCGACGTTGATCGGGCAGTTTCTGCTCAACAAAGAAGGGAAGACGTGAACGAAACCTGGGTACATAAGAAGAGCGTATACGAAGGCAAGATTTTCGACGTGCATGTCGGTGAAGTGCGGCTCGAAGACGGACTCGTCGCGCACCGCGAAGTCTGCGTGCACGGCGGCGGCGTGGGCATCGTACCCGTGGTGGATAACCGCGTGATCCTCGTCCGGCAGTTTCGGATTGCCATCGACAAGCACATCCTGGAGATTCCGGCGGGGCGCATCGAGCCTGGCGAGGACCCGGAACGCCGCGCGCGCGTCGAACTCGAAGAAGAAACCGGACACACCGCCGGCCGCATGGTGCATGTTGCGTCCTGCTATTGCTCGCCGGGTTTCACGAATGAGCGCGACGAGATCTATCTGGCCTTCGATCTGACCAAGACGCAACAGCGCCTCGAACACGATGAACGCGTGGAGTTGGTTGAGCTCACGTTCGATGAAGTCGAACGCGGTTTGGCCAACCTCGAGTTCGACGACGGGAAAACAATCATCGGATTGCGCGAACTCCAAGCCTATCTGCGGCGGTAAGGAATCAAGCTGGGGTTCCCGTGTAGATAGTGATCGCCGACCGCGGCGTGGTGAACACCGCAGCTTGCGAGTAACACACTCTGTCCTGAGCCCTCTACTTGCGCTCGAATACGCACACCGATTCGATGTGCGCGGTGTTCGGGAACATATCGATTGCGGTCACGGAATCAACGCGCCAGCCTGCTTGAACGATCGCTTTTGCGTCGCGCGCGAGTGTCGCCGGGTCGCACGAGACGTACACGATACGGCCCGCATCGGCTTTGCCCAAGTCTTGCGCGATGGCCTTCGCGCCCGTGCGCGGCGGGTCCAGAAGGATGACGTCCCATGCGGACGCGCGCAGAGCGTGCCCAAAACCGCCTTC
This sequence is a window from Candidatus Hydrogenedentota bacterium. Protein-coding genes within it:
- a CDS encoding beta-lactamase family protein, whose product is METDRRRWFPVAVAACAWAACVSAAPEQPPAAGEVPQSTDLKSVLEPLREKHKLPALAAAVVSVERVIALGVVGERKEGSGVAAKHSDAFHLGSDTKAMTATLIGMLVDDGKLSWTTTLSEVFPELASSMQPEFQTVTVEQLLMHRAGLSGRSWPKGVSFDEMHALPGSLKEQRLWAATKMLQEKPEHTPGKDFEYSNGGYLIAGAVAERVTGESWETLMQTRIFAPLNMKTAGFGSMGAPGTIDQPWQHRTTHLLGQYTSRKAIEPGPRSDNPPAMGPAGTVHCSLEDWASFVRAHLDTTQEHFHLVKPETLAKLHMPPPGGDYALGWLVTPRDWGGGNVLTHAGSNTQNFAVVWVAPLKDFAVLVATNHYDDNGNTARACDEVAATLIGQFLLNKEGKT
- a CDS encoding NUDIX hydrolase → MNETWVHKKSVYEGKIFDVHVGEVRLEDGLVAHREVCVHGGGVGIVPVVDNRVILVRQFRIAIDKHILEIPAGRIEPGEDPERRARVELEEETGHTAGRMVHVASCYCSPGFTNERDEIYLAFDLTKTQQRLEHDERVELVELTFDEVERGLANLEFDDGKTIIGLRELQAYLRR